In Pelosinus sp. UFO1, one genomic interval encodes:
- the ilvA gene encoding threonine ammonia-lyase — protein sequence MHVSLEEIKKARGVLDGVICRTGLVYTNIISEMSGNHVYLKMENLQRTGSFKLRGAYNKVANLSESEKKNGVIASSAGNHAQGVALAATTFGIQSTIVMPKHAPLSKVIATRGYGAKVVLHGDVYDEAYAEAKRIQAEENSTFVHPFNDPMVIAGQGTIALELLEDLPDVEVVVVPIGGGGLISGMAVALKEMKPSIKLIGVQTQNMPSMAQAIAQKHVVTIDGIPTIADGIAVKTPGNLNFDIVQRYVDDIVTVDEEEIASAILLLLERVKSVAEGAGAASVAAVLNRLSGYKDRKIAAVISGGNIDVNTMTRIINKGLVKSGRKVFFDTIISDKPGVLCQLLQLIANAGANVLAITHSRENRDVALGCARVELELETADDEQIYTIKRLMEQRHYNVNIR from the coding sequence ATGCATGTCTCATTAGAAGAAATAAAAAAGGCCCGAGGAGTTTTAGACGGGGTGATTTGTAGAACAGGACTGGTGTATACCAATATCATTAGCGAGATGAGCGGCAATCATGTTTATCTCAAAATGGAAAACCTACAACGTACGGGGTCATTCAAACTAAGGGGAGCATATAACAAAGTCGCGAATTTAAGTGAATCTGAAAAGAAAAATGGAGTTATTGCCTCCTCGGCAGGTAATCATGCGCAAGGGGTAGCCCTCGCAGCAACAACTTTTGGTATCCAATCTACCATTGTTATGCCCAAACATGCTCCCTTATCAAAAGTGATCGCTACTCGAGGATATGGAGCTAAAGTAGTCTTACACGGTGATGTTTACGATGAAGCATATGCAGAGGCTAAACGAATTCAGGCAGAAGAAAACTCCACATTTGTTCATCCCTTTAATGACCCTATGGTAATTGCGGGACAGGGAACAATTGCTTTAGAGCTACTAGAAGATTTACCAGATGTAGAAGTAGTAGTTGTGCCAATTGGCGGGGGCGGGCTCATTTCTGGGATGGCAGTAGCTTTAAAAGAAATGAAACCGAGTATAAAACTAATTGGTGTACAGACCCAAAATATGCCAAGCATGGCGCAGGCAATCGCTCAGAAGCATGTAGTCACCATTGACGGAATTCCGACTATCGCTGATGGCATCGCAGTCAAGACACCTGGTAATTTGAATTTTGATATTGTTCAACGGTATGTAGACGATATTGTTACGGTAGATGAAGAAGAAATAGCGAGTGCTATTTTATTGTTACTCGAAAGAGTTAAGAGTGTTGCGGAAGGTGCAGGTGCCGCAAGTGTTGCAGCGGTTTTAAATAGACTTTCTGGCTATAAAGATCGAAAAATAGCAGCCGTAATAAGTGGCGGAAATATTGATGTTAATACTATGACGCGTATTATCAATAAAGGGCTTGTTAAGTCAGGGCGCAAGGTGTTTTTTGATACTATAATTTCAGATAAGCCTGGAGTATTATGCCAATTGCTACAATTGATTGCTAATGCTGGTGCTAATGTACTTGCTATTACACACAGCCGAGAAAATAGAGATGTGGCCTTGGGGTGTGCTAGAGTGGAGTTAGAATTGGAAACCGCAGATGATGAACAAATTTATACAATAAAAAGGTTAATGGAACAACGTCACTATAACGTTAATATTCGATAA
- a CDS encoding amino acid permease: MEEKQLTRGLKARHIELIALGGTIGVGLFMGSASTIKWAGPSVLLAYALAGIIMFFVMRIMGEMLFLEPVTGSFATYAHKYVSPLAGFLTAWCYWFLWVTVGMAEVTAIGIYVAYWFPDIPQWLPALAGVGIVAAANLAAVKYYGEFEFWFALIKVIAIIVMLVIGTGMIFFGLGNGGQPIGFENLYSHGGFFAGGLEGFLFALCLVTASYQGVELVGITAGEAEDPKNTLRKAIQNIIWRILIFYVGAIFVIVTIYPWNQIGAIGSPFVMTFAKVGIVAAAGIINFVVLTAAMSGCNSGIYSAGRMLYTLAENGQAPKYFGKVSESGVPHNSIMTTIACLLVGVIFNVIAPDSKLFLYIYSASILPGMIPWFVLAFSQIKFREKWKSEMPDHPFKSPLFPVSNYITIIFLSLVLIGMWFNPDTRVSLIVGAVFIGIVTVGFYACGVGKKQTNAALEESQKDAR; the protein is encoded by the coding sequence GTGGAAGAAAAACAATTAACCAGAGGACTTAAAGCGCGGCATATTGAACTGATAGCCCTGGGAGGCACGATTGGTGTTGGCTTGTTTATGGGGTCGGCAAGTACAATAAAATGGGCTGGTCCCTCTGTACTATTGGCGTATGCCTTAGCTGGTATTATTATGTTTTTTGTAATGCGTATCATGGGAGAAATGCTTTTTCTAGAACCCGTTACAGGTTCTTTTGCAACCTATGCTCATAAGTATGTCAGTCCTTTGGCTGGTTTCCTGACTGCTTGGTGTTACTGGTTTTTATGGGTTACGGTGGGAATGGCAGAAGTAACCGCAATTGGAATTTACGTGGCATACTGGTTCCCTGATATTCCCCAATGGTTACCAGCTTTAGCGGGAGTAGGAATCGTTGCTGCAGCTAATCTAGCAGCTGTAAAATACTACGGAGAATTTGAATTTTGGTTTGCCCTAATCAAAGTTATCGCAATTATAGTTATGCTTGTGATTGGGACTGGGATGATTTTTTTCGGCCTCGGTAACGGTGGTCAACCAATCGGTTTTGAGAACCTCTATAGTCATGGTGGATTTTTTGCTGGGGGCTTGGAAGGTTTCTTGTTTGCCTTGTGCCTGGTAACTGCTTCTTATCAAGGTGTAGAATTAGTGGGAATTACAGCTGGCGAAGCGGAAGATCCTAAAAACACATTACGAAAAGCCATCCAAAATATTATTTGGCGTATTTTGATCTTTTATGTTGGTGCGATCTTTGTGATTGTAACTATTTATCCTTGGAACCAAATTGGCGCGATTGGTAGCCCTTTTGTTATGACCTTTGCTAAAGTCGGTATTGTTGCTGCTGCTGGTATCATCAATTTCGTTGTCCTTACAGCGGCAATGTCAGGGTGTAACAGTGGTATTTATAGTGCAGGAAGAATGCTTTATACTCTAGCAGAAAATGGCCAAGCTCCTAAATACTTTGGCAAAGTATCCGAGAGTGGTGTGCCCCACAATAGTATTATGACGACAATTGCCTGCCTACTAGTGGGAGTAATTTTTAATGTGATAGCTCCAGACTCAAAATTGTTCCTTTACATTTATAGTGCCAGTATTCTTCCTGGAATGATACCCTGGTTTGTATTGGCATTCAGTCAAATAAAGTTTAGAGAAAAATGGAAAAGTGAAATGCCAGATCATCCCTTTAAGTCCCCTTTATTCCCGGTCAGCAACTATATAACCATCATATTTTTATCCCTAGTATTGATTGGAATGTGGTTTAATCCAGATACTCGTGTTTCATTAATTGTTGGTGCAGTATTTATTGGGATTGTCACAGTGGGCTTTTATGCCTGTGGTGTGGGGAAAAAACAAACAAACGCAGCATTAGAAGAATCACAGAAGGATGCTAGGTAG
- the nifJ gene encoding pyruvate:ferredoxin (flavodoxin) oxidoreductase, with amino-acid sequence MARKMQTMDGNTAAAHISYAFTDVAAIYPITPSTNMAEHADEWAAQGRTNIFGQTVKIVEMQSEAGAAGAVHGSLHAGALTTTYTASQGLLLMIPNMYKIAGELLPAVFHVSARALGANALSIFGDHQDVMATRQTGFALLAESSVQQVMDLAAVAHLSAIKGRVPFLNFFDGFRTSHEVQKIEVLEYDELAQLVDQKAIDGFRRKALNPDHPVIKGTVQNSDIYFQQREVSNRYYQALPEIVEEYMAQINKLTGREYHLFNYHGAADADRMIIAMGSVCEAIEETVDYLNANGEKVGLLTVHLYRPFSLDHFFKYIPKTVKRIAVLDRTKELGAFAEPLYLDVKAVFSGREWQPTIVGGRCGVGGKDVTPSHVHGIFENLKQHQPKDNFTVGIEDDVTYTSLPLGEDIDTTAAGTTACKFWGLGSDGTVGANKSAITIIGDHTDMYAQAYFAYDSKKSGGVTISHLRFGKSPIKSPYLINKANFIACHNQSYVDKYNVLEGLKQGGNFLLNCNWTEQELDMNLPAAMKRYMFKNNINFYTIDAVRIAQEIGLGGRINMIMQAAFFKIADIIPVEDAVTHLKRAVVKSYGNKGEMVVNMNNAAIDKGVQAIVKITIPASWENTQDKRSTEDKVPAFIKNILVPMNRQEGDQLPVSAFVGMEDGTFPMGTAAYEKRGIAINIPCWLPEHCIQCNQCSYVCPHAAIRPILINEEEMEKAPSGFLSKAASGVKGLNFRIAISAYDCTGCGNCAQVCPSKEKSLEMKPLETQLEQAVLWNYALAISPKVNPLNPLTVKGSQFEQPLLEFSGACAGCGETPYAKLVTQLFGDRMMVANATGCSSVWGASAPSMPYTKNHRGHGPAWGNSLFEDNAEYGLGMLLGVKQLREKLSRDIRVAAELSEDSEFKMACEDWLLNKDQGDATRDRADKLIALLEKNKENDPLLNEIYKNKDFMVKRSQWIFGGDGWAYDIGFGGLDHVLASGQDVNVLVFDTEVYSNTGGQSSKSTPTAAIAKLAASGKRTKKKDLGMIAMSYGNVYVAQIAMGADKNQTLKAIAEAEAYPGPSLIIAYAPCINHGLKVGMGCSHLEAKRAVDSGYWSLYRYNPQLIDTDKTAFALDSKEPTMSFQEFLMGEVRYSSLKKQFPELAGNLFNEAEQEAANRLKGYRRLAGQYAAVIQEVAATKE; translated from the coding sequence ATGGCAAGAAAAATGCAAACTATGGATGGCAATACGGCTGCAGCTCACATTTCCTATGCCTTTACTGACGTAGCGGCCATTTATCCTATTACCCCGTCAACAAATATGGCAGAGCATGCTGATGAGTGGGCCGCTCAAGGTCGGACTAATATTTTTGGTCAAACTGTGAAAATTGTGGAGATGCAATCAGAAGCAGGTGCAGCTGGAGCCGTACACGGCTCCTTGCATGCAGGGGCGTTAACAACCACATATACTGCTTCTCAGGGCCTGCTGCTTATGATTCCTAACATGTATAAAATTGCTGGTGAACTTTTGCCAGCTGTGTTCCATGTCAGTGCCAGAGCTTTGGGTGCGAATGCACTTAGCATCTTTGGTGATCATCAAGATGTTATGGCGACTAGACAGACTGGATTTGCTTTGCTTGCTGAAAGTAGTGTACAGCAAGTTATGGATTTGGCAGCAGTAGCTCATCTGTCAGCAATTAAAGGGCGCGTTCCTTTTCTTAATTTTTTTGACGGGTTCCGGACGTCTCATGAAGTGCAAAAAATCGAAGTTCTTGAATATGATGAGTTGGCTCAGCTAGTAGATCAGAAAGCAATCGATGGATTTAGAAGAAAAGCGCTGAATCCTGATCATCCAGTTATAAAAGGGACAGTGCAAAACTCTGACATCTACTTTCAACAAAGAGAAGTCTCCAATCGGTATTATCAAGCTCTTCCTGAAATTGTCGAGGAATACATGGCCCAAATCAATAAACTGACTGGCAGAGAGTATCATCTTTTCAATTATCATGGTGCTGCGGATGCCGATAGAATGATCATAGCCATGGGTTCAGTATGTGAAGCCATTGAAGAAACAGTTGACTATTTGAATGCTAATGGAGAAAAAGTTGGTCTATTGACGGTGCATCTATACAGGCCTTTTTCCCTAGATCATTTCTTCAAGTACATTCCTAAAACAGTAAAAAGGATTGCTGTTTTGGACAGAACGAAAGAGCTAGGGGCATTTGCTGAACCCCTTTATTTGGATGTAAAAGCAGTATTTAGTGGTAGAGAATGGCAACCGACTATCGTTGGCGGTAGATGCGGTGTGGGTGGCAAAGACGTAACTCCTAGTCATGTTCACGGTATTTTTGAAAATCTAAAGCAGCACCAACCAAAAGATAACTTCACCGTTGGGATTGAAGATGATGTAACCTATACCTCTCTGCCTCTCGGAGAAGATATTGATACTACAGCAGCTGGAACGACTGCTTGTAAGTTCTGGGGGCTTGGTTCAGATGGGACGGTTGGCGCCAACAAGAGTGCTATCACCATTATTGGTGATCATACTGACATGTATGCGCAAGCGTATTTTGCTTATGATTCTAAAAAATCTGGTGGTGTTACCATTTCCCATTTGCGGTTTGGTAAAAGTCCAATAAAATCACCTTATCTAATCAATAAGGCTAACTTTATTGCGTGTCACAACCAATCCTATGTAGATAAATATAACGTATTGGAAGGTCTAAAACAGGGCGGGAATTTCCTCTTAAACTGTAATTGGACGGAGCAGGAGTTAGATATGAATTTACCTGCTGCAATGAAACGTTATATGTTCAAAAATAATATTAATTTTTATACCATTGATGCCGTTCGCATTGCCCAAGAAATTGGTCTAGGCGGCCGAATCAATATGATAATGCAAGCTGCTTTTTTCAAAATTGCGGATATTATTCCTGTTGAAGATGCGGTTACACACCTGAAAAGAGCGGTAGTAAAGTCATATGGCAACAAGGGTGAAATGGTTGTAAATATGAACAATGCTGCCATCGACAAGGGTGTGCAGGCCATTGTAAAAATAACGATTCCTGCTTCTTGGGAAAATACGCAAGATAAAAGAAGTACAGAGGATAAAGTGCCAGCTTTCATTAAAAATATTTTAGTTCCTATGAACAGGCAAGAAGGCGACCAATTACCTGTAAGTGCTTTTGTTGGCATGGAAGATGGTACCTTTCCTATGGGGACTGCAGCATATGAAAAACGTGGTATTGCCATTAATATTCCCTGCTGGTTACCAGAACACTGTATTCAGTGTAATCAGTGCTCCTATGTATGTCCCCATGCTGCCATTAGACCTATATTAATCAATGAGGAAGAAATGGAAAAAGCTCCTTCTGGTTTCCTGAGTAAAGCCGCTAGTGGTGTGAAAGGGTTGAATTTCCGCATTGCCATTTCGGCTTATGATTGTACAGGGTGCGGCAACTGTGCCCAGGTTTGTCCATCCAAAGAAAAATCTTTAGAAATGAAACCGCTTGAAACTCAGCTCGAACAAGCTGTTTTATGGAATTATGCGCTAGCTATATCACCAAAAGTAAATCCTTTAAATCCACTCACTGTAAAAGGCAGTCAATTTGAACAACCCCTACTTGAATTCTCTGGTGCTTGTGCAGGTTGTGGTGAAACTCCCTATGCAAAACTCGTCACTCAATTGTTTGGGGACAGGATGATGGTTGCTAATGCTACTGGTTGTTCTTCCGTTTGGGGCGCTAGTGCACCATCGATGCCTTATACCAAGAATCATCGGGGGCATGGACCAGCTTGGGGTAATTCCCTATTTGAAGATAATGCTGAGTATGGATTAGGTATGCTGCTTGGTGTAAAACAACTCAGAGAAAAATTATCTCGGGATATCAGAGTAGCAGCTGAATTGAGTGAGGACTCTGAATTTAAAATGGCCTGTGAGGACTGGTTGTTGAATAAAGATCAGGGTGATGCTACCCGTGATAGAGCCGATAAACTCATCGCTCTACTAGAAAAGAATAAAGAGAATGATCCTTTGCTCAATGAAATTTACAAGAATAAAGATTTTATGGTAAAGAGATCTCAATGGATTTTTGGTGGTGATGGTTGGGCTTATGACATTGGCTTTGGTGGACTGGATCATGTACTGGCATCTGGCCAAGATGTGAATGTGCTTGTATTTGATACCGAAGTATATTCTAATACAGGTGGTCAGTCTTCCAAGTCCACTCCAACCGCGGCAATTGCAAAACTAGCCGCTAGTGGTAAACGAACCAAGAAAAAAGATCTTGGAATGATTGCGATGAGTTATGGGAATGTCTATGTAGCACAAATTGCAATGGGCGCTGATAAAAATCAAACTCTTAAGGCTATCGCAGAGGCAGAAGCCTACCCGGGGCCATCTTTAATTATCGCTTACGCCCCTTGTATTAACCATGGTTTAAAGGTAGGTATGGGTTGCAGTCATTTGGAAGCTAAGCGGGCCGTAGATAGTGGTTACTGGTCACTATATCGGTACAATCCTCAACTGATAGATACTGACAAAACGGCATTTGCATTGGATTCCAAAGAACCAACAATGAGTTTTCAGGAATTCCTTATGGGGGAAGTGCGTTATTCCTCACTAAAGAAACAGTTTCCTGAGTTAGCTGGGAATTTATTCAATGAGGCCGAACAAGAAGCAGCAAATAGACTGAAAGGTTATAGACGGCTAGCTGGTCAATATGCTGCAGTCATCCAGGAAGTTGCTGCGACTAAAGAGTAA
- a CDS encoding MerR family transcriptional regulator, which translates to MKYSIGQFSDITNISSYTLRYYEKEQLLVVSRDSAGRRFYTPQDVDWILFIQKLKETGMSIKEIREYSLLRYQGDYTTQQRLEILEKHKVAVIKEKAKWENNLQNLNEKIKFYKDKLK; encoded by the coding sequence ATGAAGTATTCAATAGGACAATTTTCAGATATAACTAATATAAGTTCTTATACATTACGCTATTATGAAAAAGAACAATTACTTGTTGTCAGCCGTGATTCAGCAGGAAGACGATTTTATACCCCTCAGGATGTCGATTGGATTCTATTTATTCAAAAACTGAAAGAAACTGGGATGTCGATTAAAGAGATTAGAGAATACTCTTTATTACGATATCAAGGAGATTACACAACACAGCAACGATTAGAAATACTAGAAAAACATAAAGTAGCTGTGATAAAGGAAAAGGCGAAATGGGAAAACAACCTTCAAAATCTGAATGAGAAAATTAAGTTCTACAAAGATAAACTAAAATAA
- a CDS encoding carboxymuconolactone decarboxylase family protein codes for MDLNRFEKGLKKLSEVDGTAGEHVIEALKDIAPDLGKYIVEFAFGDIYCRENLNLQEREMITLASLMTQGGCENQLEVHINGALNVGITPQKVIEVFLQCIPYTGFPRVLNAVGVAARVFKSRNVSVKEAAI; via the coding sequence ATGGATTTAAATCGTTTTGAAAAAGGATTGAAAAAACTATCAGAGGTGGATGGTACTGCTGGTGAACATGTTATTGAGGCCCTTAAGGATATTGCGCCTGATTTAGGGAAGTACATTGTTGAGTTTGCTTTTGGTGATATATACTGTAGGGAAAATTTGAACTTACAAGAGCGAGAGATGATAACGTTAGCAAGTTTAATGACGCAAGGGGGCTGTGAAAATCAGTTAGAGGTACATATAAATGGAGCGTTAAATGTAGGGATTACACCACAGAAGGTAATTGAAGTCTTCCTTCAATGTATTCCTTATACGGGATTCCCAAGAGTTTTAAATGCTGTTGGGGTTGCTGCAAGAGTTTTTAAATCACGCAATGTAAGTGTTAAAGAGGCTGCTATATAG
- a CDS encoding LysE family translocator produces the protein MLGIQNYEMFLLAGIVLNITPGSDTIYILSRSVAQGKRGGIYSVFGIISGVAIHTIMAALGLSAILSTSATAFAAVKMIGAMYLGYLGLTTLLAKENKLISLTDTTHMTPRNIYFQGLITNVLNPKVALFFLSFLPQFIAPSNTYGLLPFLCLGITFIITGTTWCLLLVLFSSRMSAYLRENEKTAFITNKVCGTIYLGLGVKLLTAEK, from the coding sequence GTGTTAGGTATTCAAAATTATGAAATGTTTTTATTGGCTGGTATCGTTTTAAACATAACACCTGGATCTGACACTATTTATATACTTAGTCGAAGTGTCGCACAAGGTAAGAGAGGAGGAATCTACTCCGTTTTTGGTATTATTTCTGGAGTTGCCATTCATACTATAATGGCAGCATTAGGATTATCTGCTATTTTATCAACATCTGCGACTGCTTTTGCAGCTGTGAAAATGATTGGTGCAATGTATCTTGGCTATTTGGGATTAACTACCTTACTTGCAAAAGAAAATAAATTGATATCATTAACAGATACTACCCATATGACGCCAAGGAATATCTACTTTCAAGGGCTAATAACAAATGTTTTAAACCCAAAAGTGGCCCTTTTCTTTCTATCATTTTTACCCCAGTTTATTGCTCCATCCAATACATATGGATTGCTCCCCTTTCTTTGTCTTGGCATAACTTTTATAATTACTGGAACAACTTGGTGTTTGCTGTTAGTTCTATTTTCCTCGCGCATGAGCGCGTATTTAAGAGAAAATGAGAAGACCGCTTTTATTACCAATAAAGTTTGTGGAACCATTTATCTGGGACTCGGGGTCAAATTATTAACTGCAGAAAAATAA
- a CDS encoding LrgB family protein, protein MPTTLLITFTIILTISLYIISRKLFLKTKNPLYNPVLLSTAVIIMVFHYTGITFEQYKPGKDVMTFLLGPATVALALPLYLNRNVLRQNLLPILVGISFGALSTLTTAVLLAKISGLDSLITASIAPKSITAPIAIEISLLTGGDPAIAVAFVVFTGTLGSIIGPGVLSFCKIKNPIARGLAMGVTSHGQGTATILQEGALQGAMAGVAMAVAAIFISFIAPFYIPWLVNF, encoded by the coding sequence TTGCCCACCACATTATTAATAACTTTTACTATTATCCTTACTATATCATTATATATCATTAGTCGAAAACTATTTTTGAAAACTAAAAATCCTTTATACAATCCTGTACTCCTTAGTACGGCAGTTATTATTATGGTCTTTCACTATACAGGCATAACCTTTGAACAATACAAGCCTGGTAAAGATGTTATGACTTTTTTACTTGGCCCTGCTACCGTAGCATTAGCGCTCCCTCTCTATCTAAATCGAAACGTGTTACGCCAGAACTTATTACCCATATTAGTAGGAATTAGCTTCGGTGCTTTGTCAACCTTAACAACGGCTGTCTTATTAGCAAAAATCAGCGGACTTGACTCCCTGATCACTGCTTCCATTGCGCCTAAGTCGATTACTGCCCCTATTGCCATTGAAATTTCTCTACTTACCGGCGGTGACCCGGCTATTGCTGTCGCCTTTGTTGTTTTCACAGGCACACTAGGTTCCATCATTGGCCCCGGTGTTCTCTCTTTTTGCAAAATAAAGAACCCCATTGCTAGGGGATTAGCTATGGGGGTTACTTCTCATGGCCAAGGTACAGCTACCATTCTTCAAGAAGGAGCTCTGCAAGGAGCCATGGCAGGAGTAGCCATGGCGGTTGCTGCCATATTTATCTCTTTCATCGCTCCATTTTATATTCCTTGGCTTGTTAACTTTTAA
- a CDS encoding CidA/LrgA family protein — MQNALKTLGQIFLLWLIYYVSTWTVEILHLPLPGSVLGMLLLFALLSAGIIKEQWLSLGANPLLKHLSFFFIPIAVGLMDWGELFTQKGHLLFLPLVISAFVALLATGGIVQFLTKYLERKGGAN, encoded by the coding sequence TTGCAAAACGCTCTGAAAACATTAGGACAAATATTTTTACTATGGCTTATTTATTATGTCAGTACATGGACCGTCGAAATTTTACACTTGCCCTTACCAGGCAGTGTGTTAGGTATGCTTCTCCTATTTGCCTTATTATCTGCTGGCATTATTAAGGAGCAATGGCTCTCTCTCGGTGCCAATCCACTACTTAAACACTTATCTTTTTTCTTTATACCCATCGCTGTAGGACTCATGGACTGGGGAGAGTTATTTACCCAGAAAGGACATCTTCTCTTTTTGCCTTTAGTCATTAGTGCTTTCGTCGCCTTACTAGCAACAGGAGGAATCGTTCAGTTTCTTACAAAATATCTCGAAAGAAAAGGAGGCGCAAACTAA
- a CDS encoding YqaA family protein, translated as MVVFFQNFGAAGLFIISFVESIFSPILPDLLLIPMALSAPEKAIYYSVIATTGSVLGGIIGYFVGNKYGIIAVKKFVPDKYVVKITGWLDHYGGWAIFLAALAPIPYKFVSISSGVFRINMVVFLVASIFGRGKRFLLEGILIFYYGPKALELIKTYSNTFLIGLAIFIGLLVVGVIVMRRLPQRKLS; from the coding sequence GTGGTTGTATTCTTTCAAAATTTTGGCGCAGCAGGGCTCTTTATTATTTCTTTTGTTGAGTCTATTTTTTCGCCGATATTGCCAGATCTTTTATTGATTCCTATGGCTTTATCAGCACCGGAAAAAGCCATATATTATTCTGTGATTGCTACAACAGGGTCTGTATTAGGCGGTATTATCGGTTACTTCGTTGGCAATAAGTATGGAATCATTGCGGTAAAAAAGTTTGTACCTGACAAATATGTTGTTAAAATAACCGGTTGGCTCGATCATTATGGTGGATGGGCTATTTTTCTTGCTGCCCTTGCACCAATTCCTTATAAATTTGTTAGTATCAGTTCAGGTGTTTTTCGTATTAATATGGTAGTTTTCTTAGTGGCTTCCATATTTGGCCGAGGAAAACGATTTTTGTTGGAAGGCATTCTGATTTTTTATTATGGCCCTAAAGCATTGGAATTAATAAAAACGTATTCCAACACTTTTTTGATTGGACTTGCTATCTTTATTGGCCTTCTTGTTGTCGGTGTAATAGTGATGAGAAGACTTCCCCAAAGAAAATTAAGTTAA
- a CDS encoding electron transfer flavoprotein subunit beta/FixA family protein, translated as MKIIVLVKQVPGTDSVKLDPVTGVMVRTGKDTIINPLDENALAEAIRIKNTYPDVTITAVSMGPVSAMKAIKEAISMGADDGVLVSGREFAGSDTIATAKVIAAAIKKTGDFDMILCGERATDGETGQTAAMIAHYLDIPAQTYVSQLEILEDGVIVKRTVESGFERVQVTFPVLVSVNKDISDTGFPTLSGKLKAKQVEVPTWGNAELGFDKSELGLTGSPTRVVKIFSPKLSRDTIMAKANGTTQPIDELMSFLTQKDVL; from the coding sequence ATGAAAATTATTGTACTTGTAAAACAGGTTCCTGGGACTGATTCGGTAAAACTTGATCCTGTAACTGGAGTTATGGTGCGTACTGGTAAAGATACAATTATTAATCCACTTGATGAAAATGCATTAGCTGAGGCGATTCGAATTAAGAATACTTATCCCGATGTAACAATCACTGCGGTGAGCATGGGACCAGTATCAGCAATGAAAGCAATCAAAGAAGCAATCTCAATGGGAGCAGATGATGGGGTATTAGTGTCAGGTAGAGAATTTGCGGGTTCTGATACGATTGCTACAGCAAAAGTAATTGCGGCAGCAATTAAGAAAACAGGCGATTTTGATATGATTCTTTGTGGAGAACGTGCAACAGATGGTGAGACAGGACAAACTGCGGCGATGATTGCTCACTACCTCGACATTCCAGCACAGACTTATGTATCCCAATTAGAAATTTTAGAAGATGGCGTTATTGTAAAACGTACTGTTGAAAGTGGCTTTGAAAGAGTTCAAGTAACATTCCCAGTATTAGTTTCTGTAAATAAAGATATTAGTGATACTGGATTCCCTACCTTGAGTGGCAAATTAAAAGCAAAACAGGTTGAAGTGCCAACGTGGGGTAATGCAGAACTTGGTTTTGATAAGAGTGAGCTTGGACTTACCGGTTCACCAACACGTGTAGTTAAAATCTTTAGCCCTAAACTTTCTCGTGATACGATCATGGCAAAGGCCAATGGTACCACGCAGCCGATTGATGAATTGATGTCCTTTTTAACTCAAAAAGACGTTTTATAA